The window CAGTCGTCCCCCCGGACCATGGTGAAGAAGTCGACGCGGGTTGCGGCGGTCTGTTCCGCCTTGCGGCGGTCTTCGGCATCGATGCGGGCGGCGATCAGCCGGTGCAGCTTTTCGACCGCCAGGCGATGCCTCTCGGTCTGGAAGAGCGCATCGAAGATCGCGGCAAAGCGGGCGCGTTCCTTGTCGGTGCCGAGCATCTGCCCGTGGCCGATCTCGCCGCTGGCGAGCCTGACCGTGGCGCGCGACACGGTTGCCTCGCCGAGGTTGAAGGCGTCACCGCCGCCGCCGATCCGGCCGCGCACCATGACGAGCCCCGTTTCCGGGCCGCGGACCGGGGCGACATCCGGCTTGTCTGCGATCGCCTCCCAGGCTCCGACAAGTTCCGCAAGCGTGGCGCGGGCGAGAAGCCGTATGCCTTCCCGGCGTTCCGCGGCTGCGTCCGGCAGCGCCTCATGTTTCTGCGTTGCGTCCATCGTTCACTCCAAAATGTCTATTGATCTAGACAACTATACATCTTATATCCTTCCTTAACGTTCGCAAATGACAGGCTTGTGACATTGACGAACAAAGTGGGGCGAACAAAATGGCGTTGAAGAAAGTCGTCGAACGGCAGACCGGCGTGGCGCTCTGGCGGCAGATCGCCGACCGCATCCGGCTTTCGATCAGCAATGGCGATTACGACGCGACCGGCATGGTGCCGCCCGAAACCGCGCTGGCGCAGGAATTCGGCGTCAACCGCCACACGGTTCGCAGCGCTCTGGCGGCACTTGGCGAGGAAGGCCTTGTCCGCGCGGTCCAGGGGCGCGGCACGATGATCGAGCGCAAGGATCGCGTCAGCTATCCGATTTCGCGGCGCACCCGCTTTTCGCAGGGGCTCGGCCGGCAGGTGAAGGAGATCGGCACACGGCTGCTCGGCCATGCGGAAGTGCCGGCGAGCGGCGAGATTGCGGCGGCCCTTGCCGTTTCTCCCGGCTCCCTACTGATAGA of the Sinorhizobium chiapasense genome contains:
- the phnF gene encoding phosphonate metabolism transcriptional regulator PhnF; this encodes MALKKVVERQTGVALWRQIADRIRLSISNGDYDATGMVPPETALAQEFGVNRHTVRSALAALGEEGLVRAVQGRGTMIERKDRVSYPISRRTRFSQGLGRQVKEIGTRLLGHAEVPASGEIAAALAVSPGSLLIELRTVSSGDGRPLSMSVSYFPADRFPQMAEEYARLGSITKAFAAQGLGDYVRVSTEIVARHADADELSLLKLSPGAIVMEAQSVNADLDGKPVEFSRTRFAADRMKLRIET
- the phnG gene encoding phosphonate C-P lyase system protein PhnG; this encodes MDATQKHEALPDAAAERREGIRLLARATLAELVGAWEAIADKPDVAPVRGPETGLVMVRGRIGGGGDAFNLGEATVSRATVRLASGEIGHGQMLGTDKERARFAAIFDALFQTERHRLAVEKLHRLIAARIDAEDRRKAEQTAATRVDFFTMVRGDD